In Erigeron canadensis isolate Cc75 chromosome 1, C_canadensis_v1, whole genome shotgun sequence, a single window of DNA contains:
- the LOC122589589 gene encoding L-type lectin-domain containing receptor kinase IX.1-like, with translation MYIVVKRVSKTSEHGIKEYTAEIKIISQLRHKNLVELKGWCHEKSELLLIYEFMENGSLDLHLFKQKSWLTWDKRKRIAYDLASALSYLHEDCKECILHRDVKSNNVMLDSNFNAKLGDFGLARLVDHDKNSKTTMLARTLGYMAPEYVMTGKASKESDVYSFGVVALEIACGQKPIGYTANEERQTTLVEWFRIYMGLELF, from the coding sequence ATGTATATCGTGGTCAAAAGGGTGTCCAAGACTTCTGAACATGGGATCAAGGAGTATACTGcggaaattaaaataattagcCAACTGAGACACAAAAATCTGGTGGAACTCAAGGGCTGGTGCCATGAGAAAAGCGAGCTCCTGCTTATTTACGAGTTTATGGAAAATGGGAGCTTAGATTTACATCTGTTTAAACAGAAAAGCTGGTTGACATGGGACAAGAGGAAAAGAATTGCATATGATCTGGCTTCTGCTTTGTCATATCTTCATGAAGATTGCAAGGAATGTATTTTGCACAGAGATGTTAAATCGAACAATGTTATGTTGGACTCAAATTTTAATGCAAAGCTTGGTGATTTTGGGTTAGCTAGGTTGGTTGACCATGACAAAAACTCTAAGACAACCATGCTGGCCAGGACATTGGGTTACATGGCTCCTGAATATGTGATGACCGGCAAAGCAAGTAAAGAATCCGATGTATATAGCTTTGGAGTTGTTGCACTTGAAATAGCTTGTGGGCAAAAACCCATCGGGTACACGGCTAATGAGGAAAGACAAACAACTTTAGTAGAATGGTTTAGGATCTATATGGGACTGGAACTCTTCTAG
- the LOC122589599 gene encoding L-type lectin-domain containing receptor kinase IX.1-like: MAILIYFLLVFIIPHITDSLSFDFPNISPQNQNTDIVTTGDAFVTTDGMQLIPYKNESGGRGIYYKSLHIWDKTSGELASFSTNFSFVIESATVNEIYAYGLTFFLAKNNSVTTKFDTFWNKPWDPIEISPNRHVGINVNSLNSSVFKKWSINITKGAHCRASVTYNSVSENFSVYVVTNDVNGVIDLNYIIDLRKVLPEWVIFGFSATGGQHYFEKITVLSWSFSSSNLQVDEQTESPRSPPQAPKKRAGHKVGLIAGLVVVPSFLAILVFCYIWRKIRYRITEKRNHKKLTKDLKKGTGPKEFSYRDIDLATDSFASKNKLGEGGFGQVYKGVLKDAETYIAVKRVSETSQQGIKEYTAEVEIISQLRHKNLVELKGWCHEKSKLLLIYEYMENRSLDLHLFKQESKVTWDKRKRIADGLACALSYLHEECRNCILHRDIKSSNVMLDSDFNAKLGDFGLAKLVDHDKSSERTKLAGTLGYMAPEYGETGKASKESDVYSFGVVALEIACGRKAIEYEAPERPEAPERPVVLVKWVQDFYETGNIEKAADPSLGSDNKEQIERLMTVGLWCAHPLADQRPSMRQANQVLNYEAPLPKLSKLPSKMSEITSHLPPNPPVVYYTMHSEIIPSSSSSRSSTPIPSKLPTSAATSSTAALLRG, from the exons ATGGCCATCTTAATATACTTTCTTCTTGTCTTCATCATCCCTCATATAACTGATTCACTCAGTTTTGATTTTCCAAATATCAGTCCACAAAATCAGAACACTGATATAGTTACTACGGGTGATGCTTTTGTTACCACCGACGGTATGCAATTGATTCCTTACAAAAACGAATCAGGAGGCCGGGGGATTTACTACAAATCGCTTCATATATGGGACAAAACCTCTGGTGAGCTAGCTAGCTTTTCTACCAATTTCTCATTCGTAATCGAGTCAGCTACAGTTAATGAAATTTATGCCTATGGCCTCACATTTTTCCTTGCTAAGAATAACTCGGTGACAACAA AGTTTGATACTTTCTGGAACAAACCATGGGATCCAATAGAGATTTCACCAAATCGTCATGTAGGCATTAATGTTAACTCTCTTAATTCTTCCGTGTTTAAGAAATGGTCGATCAATATAACAAAAGGAGCACACTGTCGAGCTAGCGTTACGTATAACTCTGTGTCGGAAAACTTTAGTGTTTATGTCGTCACTAACGATGTAAATGGTGTAATTGACCTTAATTACATCATTGATCTAAGGAAGGTATTACCTGAATGGGTTATTTTTGGGTTTTCAGCAACAGGCGGCCAGCattattttgagaaaattacagttttaTCATGGAGTTTCAGTAGTTCAAATCTACAGGTAGACGAACAAACGGAGTCACCACGATCCCCACCCCAAGCCCCGAAAAAAAGGGCAGGTCATAAGGTGGGATTAATAGCTGGATTAGTTGTTGTACCTTCTTTTTTGGCTATCCttgttttttgttatatatggaGGAAGATTAGATACAGAATAACTGAAAAGAGAAATCATAAGAAGTTGACCAAAGACTTAAAAAAGGGAACTGGACCAAAAGAATTTTCTTACAGAGATATTGATCTGGCAACTGATAGTTTTGCAAGTAAGAACAAGCTTGGAGAGGGAGGTTTCGGACAGGTTTATAAAGGTGTTTTGAAAGATGCAGAAACATATATTGCGGTCAAAAGGGTGTCCGAGACTTCTCAACAGGGGATCAAGGAGTATACTGCAGAAGTTGAAATAATCAGCCAACTGAGGCACAAAAATCTGGTGGAACTCAAGGGCTGGTGTCATGAGAAAAGCAAGCTCCTGCTTATTTATGAGTATATGGAAAATAGGAGCTTAGATTTACATCTGTTTAAGCAGGAAAGCAAGGTGACATGGGACAAGAGAAAAAGAATTGCAGATGGCCTGGCCTGTGCTTTGTCATATCTTCATGAAGAATGCAGGAATTGTATTTTGCACAGGGATATTAAATCGAGCAATGTTATGTTGGACTCAGATTTCAATGCAAAGCTCGGTGATTTTGGGTTAGCTAAGTTGGTTGACCATGACAAAAGCTCTGAGAGAACCAAATTGGCCGGGACATTGGGTTACATGGCTCCTGAATATGGGGAGACTGGAAAAGCAAGCAAAGAATCCGATGTATATAGCTTTGGAGTAGTTGCACTTGAAATAGCTTGTGGGCGAAAAGCCATCGAGTACGAGGCTCCTGAAAGACCAGAGGCTCCGGAAAGACCAGTGGTATTAGTAAAATGGGTTCAGGATTTCTACGAGACTGGGAATATTGAAAAAGCAGCTGATCCGTCTCTTGGCTCAGACAACAAGGAACAAATTGAGCGGTTGATGACTGTTGGGTTATGGTGTGCACACCCTCTCGCAGACCAACGCCCATCAATGAGGCAAGCCAATCAAGTATTGAACTATGAAGCTCCCCTGCCCAAACTGAGTAAACTCCCATCAAAGATGTCGGAAATCACTTCTCACCTTCCTCCAAATCCTCCAGTAGTTTATTATACTATGCATTCTGAAATCATAccttcttcttcaagttctcGTTCTAGCACGCCAATTCCCTCAAAGCTCCCTACGTCAGCAGCAACTTCTTCTACAGCTGCGTTGCTCCGTGGTTAA